In the genome of Rhodamnia argentea isolate NSW1041297 chromosome 3, ASM2092103v1, whole genome shotgun sequence, one region contains:
- the LOC115729152 gene encoding pentatricopeptide repeat-containing protein At4g16390, chloroplastic, translating to MAYHLCSSPSYFLHDRHYLCKTLSCPPNSKLRSFNFPRKSDFLSLRLELSCQAAQVSVDDAVSQETRSPAPKSPDSQYPDGKISSPSRSYIWVNPNSPRASKLRQQSYDARYAFLINMAESLNSCSSTEDDVFGILSGLGDKISEQDAVVVLNNMANAENAVLALKYFQQRIKPTREVIMYNVTLKVFRKCKDLDRAEKLFAEMRERGVKPDNVTFSTIISCARMCYLPTKAVEWFEKMPQFGCDPDDVTYSAMIDAYGRAGNVDMALSLYDRARTEKWRVDVVTFSTLIKIYGQTKNFDGCLNVYEEMKALGAKPNLVIYNTLLDAMGRAKRPWQAKILYKELINNGFTPSFATYAALVRAYGKARYGEDAIAIYREMKEKGMELNVILYNTLLAMCADVGYIDEAVQIFEEMKSSGTCQPDSWTFSSLITIYSCSGKVSEAEGMLDQMLEAGFEPNIFVLTSLIQCYGKAQRTDDVVSTFNRLLELAITPDDRFCGCLLNVMTQTPSEDLDKLVYCIEKANPKLGNVVKLLNKEHDSELNFKEEALELFESINADVKKAYCNCLIDLCVNANILEKACELLDLGLTLEIYKDIQSRSATQWSLHLKSLSLGAALTALHVWINDLSKVLQSGEELPPLLGINTGHGKHKYSDKGLASVFESHLKELNAPFHEAPDKVGWFLTTKIAAQSWLESRSSLELEAS from the coding sequence ATGGCGTATCATCTCTGCTCTTCGCCGTCGTATTTCCTACATGACCGCCATTATCTCTGCAAAACTCTCTCTTGTCCTCCCAATAGCAAGCTCAGAAGTTTCAATTTCCCCCGTAAATCAGATTTCCTTTCACTTCGCTTGGAATTATCTTGTCAAGCGGCCCAGGTCTCTGTGGATGACGCAGTTTCTCAAGAAACTCGGAGCCCAGCTCCGAAATCACCGGATTCTCAGTACCCAGATGGAAAAATCAGTTCTCCATCGAGAAGCTACATCTGGGTCAATCCCAATAGCCCCCGAGCTTCAAAGCTTCGGCAACAGTCTTATGACGCGAGGTACGCTTTTCTTATCAACATGGCCGAATCGTTGAACTCATGTAGTTCGACTGAAGATGATGTTTTCGGGATCTTGAGCGGGTTGGGGGATAAGATATCGGAACAAGATGCTGTGGTTGTTCTCAATAACATGGCTAATGCGGAGAATGCGGTGCTTGCATTGAAGTACTTCCAACAGAGGATAAAACCAACGAGGGAGGTGATAATGTATAATGTGACGTTGAAGGTGTTTAGGAAGTGCAAGGATTTGGATAGAGCAGAGAAGCTGTTCGCTGAAATGCGTGAGAGAGGGGTTAAGCCTGATAATGTGACTttttccactataattagctgCGCTAGGATGTGTTATCTGCCAACTAAGGCAGTTGAATGGTTCGAGAAGATGCCTCAATTCGGATGTGATCCTGATGATGTTACGTATTCTGCTATGATCGATGCATATGGTCGGGCTGGTAATGTCGATATGGCTTTGAGCCTTTATGACAGGGCTAGGACTGAAAAGTGGCGCGTCGATGTGGTTACGTTCTCGACTTTGATTAAGATATATGGGCAGACGAAGAATTTTGACGGGTGCTTGAATGTGTACGAAGAGATGAAGGCTCTTGGGGCAAAGCCAAACTTGGTTATATATAACACGTTGTTGGATGCCATGGGCAGAGCTAAGAGGCCGTGGCAGGCCAAGATTCTGTACAAAGAGTTGATTAACAATGGTTTTACCCCAAGCTTTGCCACTTACGCAGCTCTTGTACGAGCCTATGGTAAAGCTCGGTATGGTGAAGATGCTATAGCTATTTACAGAGAGATGAAGGAGAAAGGAATGGAGTTGAACGTAATTCTTTACAATACTCTTCTGGCAATGTGCGCTGATGTTGGCTACATAGATGAGGCAGTTCAGATTTTTGAGGAAATGAAGAGCTCCGGGACTTGCCAGCCTGACAGTTGGACATTTTCATCACTGATTACTATATATTCGTGTAGTGGAAAGGTCTCGGAGGCAGAGGGGATGTTGGACCAAATGTTGGAGGCAGGTTTTGAGCCTAACATATTTGTTTTGACATCACTTATACAATGCTATGGAAAAGCCCAGCGCACGGATGATGTTGTGAGTACATTCAATCGTCTCCTGGAGTTGGCCATAACTCCAGATGACCGGTTCTGTGGGTGTCTCCTGAATGTGATGACGCAGACCCCAAGTGAGGATCTTGATAAGCTTGTTTACTGCATTGAGAAGGCTAATCCTAAGCTCGGAAATGTGGTTAAACTTCTGAATAAAGAGCACGACAGTGAGTTGAATTTTAAGGAGGAAGCACTGGAACTTTTTGAGTCCATTAATGCTGATGTAAAGAAGGCCTATTGCAATTGCTTAATCGACCTATGTGTCAATGCCAATATATTGGAGAAGGCCTGTGAGCTGCTAGACCTAGGGCTTACGCTTGAGATTTACAAAGACATACAGTCCAGGTCTGCAACTCAGTGGTCTCTACATTTGAAGAGTTTGTCCCTCGGGGCAGCTCTGACTGCATTACACGTTTGGATTAATGATCTGTCCAAGGTACTGCAATCCGGGGAGGAGCTTCCTCCATTGCTAGGAATCAACACCGGACATGGGAAACACAAGTACTCGGATAAAGGGCTAGCAAGCGTTTTCGAGTCGCATTTGAAGGAACTGAATGCCCCATTCCATGAGGCACCAGATAAGGTCGGCTGGTTCTTGACAACAAAGATTGCTGCACAGTCGTGGTTGGAATCCAGAAGCTCCCTTGAATTAGAAGCTTCATAA
- the LOC115729153 gene encoding microtubule-associated protein 70-5 gives MGSEEQFGGEELCLSHFDPVVLELNRLQNLLKERDRESANAQSEIKSLKASEVLKDKAIEELNNVVQKLEEKLAITENFLEHKNLEVKKLTSEKRDALAAQYAAEATLRRVHANQKDNDLPPVESLIAPLEAEIKMHKNEIAALQENKKALERLTKSKELALLEAEKILRSALERALIVEEVQNQNYELKRQIEICQEENKILEKTNRQKVLEVEKLSQTIQELEEAILAGGAAANSVRDYQRQISELNEEKRTLERELARAKVSANRVATVVANEWKDDYDKVIPIKQWLEERRILQAEMQRIRDKLAVSERAAKAEALMKEKFKLRLKTLEEGLRCGSNVLVNSNFPCASPKTEKSNKIFSFLTSNGGLKKRSSSQPRASTIRSSPLRRPHMQDEAANVAREFNSTNSLRKKFASEEYLLKKGMWVSRNKVVDSTGKENVEKKTCSDESVDKPANEKKTASGESITDGNGDIELASKGRAKLDNEDVVSGFLYDRLQKEVIGLRKFSEAKDSILNAKEQEIQMLMKKVDTLTKSIEVESKKVKRETAIREKEVAQMRLDEHKNIKNLKSTNRAVKA, from the exons ATGGGCTCTGAAGAACAATTTGGAGGGGAAGAGCTCTGTCTTTCTCACTTTGACCCTGTTGTTTTAGAGCTCAACCGCCTGCAAAACCTCCTCAAag AAAGGGATAGAGAATCGGCGAATGCTCAGAGTGAAATCAAGTCTTTAAAAGCAAGTGAAGTTCTGAAGGACAAGGCTATAGAGGAG CTGAACAATGTAGTTCAGAAACTGGAGGAAAAGCTTGCAATCACTGAAAATTTTCTGGAGCACAAG AACCTGGAAGTCAAGAAGCTCACGAGCGAAAAGAGAGACGCCTTGGCTGCACAATATGCTGCGGAGGCAACTCTTAGAAGGGTTCATGCGAACCAAAAGGACAATGATCTGCCTCCTGTCGAGTCTCTCATTGCTCCACTAGAGGCTGAGATCAAAATGCATAAGAATGAG ATTGCAGCTCTGCAGGAGAACAAGAAGGCTTTGGAACGCCTCACTAAGTCGAAAGAATTAGCTCTGCTTGAGGCAGAGAAGATTTTGCGAAGCGCTTTGGAAAGAGCTTTGATCGTGGAGGAAGTTCAGAACCAGAACTACGAGCTAAAGCGACAGATTGAGATCTGCCAG GAAGAGAACAAGATACTTGAGAAGACCAACCGCCAAAAGGTTTTagaggttgaaaagttgagcCAAACAATTCAAGAACTCGAGGAGGCTATTCTAGCTGGTGGTGCAGCAGCGAATTCTGTTCGTGATTATCAACGCCAGATTTCTGAACTTAAT GAAGAGAAGAGGACTCTTGAGAGGGAGCTAGCAAGAGCCAAAGTTTCCGCGAACCGAGTTGCCACTGTTGTGGCCAATGAGTGGAAAGATGACTACGACAAAGTAATACCCATCAAGCAATGGCTTGAAGAAAGAAGGATACTGCAG GCAGAGATGCAAAGAATAAGAGACAAGCTTGCTGTATCAGAAAGAGCAGCCAAGGCAGAAGCACTAATGAAG GAAAAATTTAAGCTGAGGCTAAAGACACTGGAAGAGGGGCTGAGGTGCGGGTCGAATGTCTTGGTGAATTCAAACTTTCCTTGTGCATCACCAAAGACAGAAAAATCGAACAAAATATTTAGCTTCCTAACGAGCAATGGTGGACTCAAAAAGAGATCATCGTCGCAGCCAAGGGCTTCTACCATTAGAAGCTCTCCTCTTCGGCGGCCACATATGCAGGATGAAGCGGCTAATGTTGCCAGAGAATTCAACAGCACGAACAGTCTGAGAAAGAAATTTGCTTCCGAGGAATATTTGCTGAAAAAAGGTATGTGGGTGTCTAGAAATAAGGTCGTTGACAGCACAGGCAAGGAAAATGTGGAAAAGAAAACATGTTCAGACGAAAGCGTTGACAAGCCtgccaatgaaaagaaaacagcATCAGGGGAAAGTATAACAGATGGCAATGGCGACATCGAATTGGCAAGTAAAGGAAGAGCCAAGTTGGATAACGAAGATGTGGTCTCGGGCTTTCTATATGACAGACTTCAGAAGGAAGTCATCGGGTTAAGGAAGTTCTCCGAGGCTAAAGATAGCATCTTGAATGCTAAGGAACAGGAAATTCAG ATGCTAATGAAGAAGGTGGATACATTGACAAAATCCATTGAAGTGGAGTccaagaaagtgaaaagagaaaCAGCAATCAGAGAAAAGGAAGTAGCGCAGATGAGACTGGATGAgcataagaacatcaagaacctGAAATCGACCAACAG GGCGGTCAAGGCATGA
- the LOC115727911 gene encoding uncharacterized protein LOC115727911, which translates to MALRWLLHSACNVLGHPDHDAGGVNHHASAVSGMSPACRDAAKSLKKTSGAKEATLGFQMPLHYPRYKKVDYESMEEWRLDMLLRQYGLSFNGNLDEKRAYAMGAFLWPGQY; encoded by the coding sequence ATGGCCCTGAGGTGGCTTCTCCACTCGGCCTGCAACGTTCTAGGTCACCCGGACCACGACGCTGGTGGCGTGAACCATCATGCAAGTGCCGTGTCTGGCATGAGCCCGGCATGCCGGGATGCGGCCAAGAGCTTGAAGAAGACGTCGGGCGCGAAGGAGGCGACGCTGGGATTCCAGATGCCCCTTCACTATCCGAGGTACAAGAAGGTCGATTACGAGAGCATGGAGGAGTGGAGATTGGACATGCTTCTCCGACAATATGGACTCAGCTTTAATGGCAACCTCGATGAGAAGAGGGCTTATGCAATGGGTGCATTTTTGTGGCCTGGCCAGTATTGA